A genomic segment from Tessaracoccus defluvii encodes:
- a CDS encoding ArsR/SmtB family transcription factor has translation MDRYSEAQRPLYEVKANLFKGLSHPLRVRILEVLSAAEEVPVADLLADTGLEASHLSQHLAVLRRHHLVSSTRRGSLVYYRLTHPEIAELLRVSRRLLGEVLRSTQEQLSSTVDLPALPGDGAAS, from the coding sequence GTGGACAGGTACTCGGAGGCACAACGCCCGCTCTACGAGGTCAAGGCGAACCTGTTCAAGGGGCTCTCACACCCTCTGCGGGTCAGAATCCTGGAGGTCCTCTCCGCCGCTGAGGAGGTACCGGTCGCCGACCTGCTCGCCGACACGGGCCTGGAGGCTTCGCACCTCTCACAGCATCTGGCGGTGCTGCGACGCCATCACCTCGTCTCCTCTACCCGACGCGGCAGCCTCGTCTACTACCGGCTCACCCATCCCGAGATAGCCGAACTGCTCCGCGTCTCCCGACGTCTCCTCGGCGAGGTGCTGCGGTCGACCCAGGAACAGCTGAGTTCCACCGTCGACCTGCCGGCCCTCCCCGGCGACGGCGCGGCGTCGTGA
- a CDS encoding SulP family inorganic anion transporter produces MSSLARFTDLLPSRSDYRGLKQSWRGDVLAGVTVGIVALPLALAFGVSSGAGAEAGLVTAIVAGVVAAIFGGSNVQVSGPTGAMVVVLGPVIAVHGTAALGVVCLLAGAMVLLAGLLRLGRAVTYIPWPVIEGFTLGIAVIIFLQQVPGALGSAGHSTNALIAAGESIAGADWSSAWVPLFLAALVAAIMVAMQRFAPAIPGSIVGIVVATAVVTLGGLDVATIGTLPDALPSPTLPWAAPATWLALLGPAFTVAALAAIESLLSARVAESMSDTGPYHADRELVGQGLASIAAGFFGGMPATGAIARTAVGIRAGARTRVAALVHALMLVVVVYAASGLVATIPLAALSGVLMVTAVKMVPHRSLPVLLTSSRSTAAIFCVTALVTISVDLIYAVGIGILAAAFFALRALARMSGVQRQRIPGPGLAGDERIALFRLDGALFFGAAERVVAGVSDIADVQVVILRMSQVQFLDATGAQVLTDLVTSLERRGITVLIKGIRPEHLRIATRVGVIASLRHDGHLFDHLYEAVVHARAHITSTAACAVTV; encoded by the coding sequence GTGAGCAGCCTGGCGCGCTTCACCGACCTGCTCCCCTCTCGCAGCGACTACCGCGGCCTGAAGCAGAGTTGGCGAGGTGATGTCCTCGCGGGTGTGACCGTCGGCATCGTCGCCCTCCCGCTGGCGCTGGCCTTCGGAGTCAGCTCGGGCGCCGGAGCCGAGGCAGGCCTCGTGACGGCGATCGTCGCCGGGGTGGTGGCCGCGATCTTCGGCGGCTCGAACGTCCAGGTGTCCGGACCCACGGGCGCCATGGTCGTGGTGTTGGGCCCCGTCATCGCCGTCCACGGAACCGCCGCTCTGGGCGTCGTGTGTCTGCTGGCTGGCGCCATGGTGCTGCTGGCGGGCCTGCTGCGCCTGGGAAGGGCCGTCACCTACATCCCCTGGCCCGTGATCGAGGGCTTCACCCTCGGCATCGCCGTCATCATCTTCCTGCAGCAGGTACCGGGGGCACTCGGCTCCGCCGGTCACAGCACCAATGCGCTCATCGCCGCTGGCGAGTCCATCGCCGGCGCGGACTGGAGCAGTGCCTGGGTGCCGCTGTTCCTCGCCGCACTGGTCGCCGCCATCATGGTGGCGATGCAGCGCTTCGCGCCGGCGATCCCTGGCTCCATCGTCGGGATCGTCGTCGCGACCGCCGTCGTCACGCTGGGCGGGCTGGACGTCGCGACGATCGGCACGCTGCCCGATGCACTGCCCTCCCCCACCCTCCCGTGGGCCGCGCCGGCCACATGGTTGGCTCTGCTCGGCCCGGCGTTCACGGTCGCGGCATTGGCTGCCATCGAGTCGCTGCTGTCGGCCCGGGTGGCTGAGTCGATGTCCGACACCGGGCCCTACCACGCGGACCGCGAACTAGTCGGTCAGGGCCTCGCCTCGATCGCCGCCGGCTTCTTCGGAGGCATGCCCGCGACCGGAGCCATCGCCCGCACCGCTGTGGGGATCAGGGCCGGGGCCCGCACCCGGGTCGCCGCGCTCGTGCACGCCCTGATGCTCGTGGTCGTCGTGTATGCGGCCAGCGGCCTGGTCGCGACGATCCCGCTCGCGGCCCTGTCCGGCGTTCTGATGGTGACGGCGGTCAAGATGGTGCCGCACCGCAGCCTTCCCGTGCTCCTGACGTCGTCGCGGTCGACGGCGGCGATCTTCTGCGTGACGGCGCTCGTGACGATCAGCGTCGACCTCATCTACGCCGTCGGCATCGGCATCCTCGCGGCCGCCTTCTTCGCCCTGCGCGCCCTCGCCAGGATGAGCGGCGTGCAACGGCAGCGGATCCCCGGCCCGGGGCTGGCAGGAGACGAGCGGATCGCGCTGTTCCGGCTCGACGGCGCACTCTTCTTCGGCGCCGCGGAGCGCGTGGTGGCGGGCGTCTCCGACATCGCGGACGTGCAGGTCGTCATCCTGCGCATGTCCCAGGTGCAGTTCCTCGACGCCACCGGCGCGCAGGTCCTCACGGACCTTGTCACCTCGCTGGAGCGGCGCGGGATCACGGTGCTGATCAAGGGGATCCGCCCCGAGCACCTGCGCATCGCCACGAGGGTGGGCGTCATCGCCTCGCTGCGCCACGACGGCCACCTCTTCGACCACCTGTACGAGGCGGTCGTGCACGCCAGGGCCCACATCACCAGCACCGCAGCCTGCGCCGTGACCGTCTGA
- a CDS encoding CPBP family intramembrane glutamic endopeptidase: MSQPTVLDAFGPAQDAPSGVGYGLALRRPGLSPVVSLFALLLGFSGFALVVPVVAQLVIRVGHLISGGDWDEYVAAASAYELPIGPFSSHLGLAMLIPVSILIVRYLIGVRPRWLASVQPGIRWRYLLVCLVVAVVVLNGALWLSYLVTGMPTFGAGQEGWITFAFLLAVSAPLQAAAEEVFFRGFVLQAIGAASGRQWIGVVGSSLLFALLHGVQNPALFAHRFAFGLVAGTLVVVTGGLEAGIAAHIVNNLGAYGYAMFTMSISQLKAVTEISWGEAAWNIAGYALFGIVAWIVGSRLFRLPTTTP, translated from the coding sequence GTGAGTCAGCCCACGGTCCTCGACGCGTTCGGCCCGGCGCAGGACGCGCCGTCCGGGGTCGGGTACGGGCTGGCGCTGCGCCGGCCAGGGCTCTCGCCCGTGGTCTCCCTGTTCGCGCTCCTGCTGGGGTTCAGCGGCTTCGCGCTCGTGGTGCCCGTCGTCGCGCAGCTCGTGATCCGCGTGGGGCACCTCATCTCGGGCGGCGACTGGGACGAGTATGTGGCGGCGGCGTCGGCCTACGAGCTGCCCATCGGCCCGTTCTCCAGCCACCTGGGCCTGGCGATGCTCATCCCCGTCTCGATCCTGATCGTGCGCTACCTGATCGGGGTCCGGCCCCGCTGGCTCGCCTCCGTTCAGCCCGGGATCCGGTGGCGCTACCTGCTGGTGTGCCTGGTCGTGGCCGTCGTCGTCCTGAACGGCGCCCTGTGGCTGAGCTACCTGGTGACCGGCATGCCCACCTTCGGCGCGGGGCAGGAGGGCTGGATCACCTTCGCGTTCCTGCTCGCCGTCAGCGCGCCCCTGCAGGCCGCGGCGGAGGAGGTCTTCTTCCGTGGCTTCGTGCTGCAGGCCATCGGCGCCGCCAGCGGCAGGCAGTGGATCGGTGTGGTCGGTTCCTCGCTTCTGTTCGCGCTGCTGCACGGCGTGCAGAACCCGGCACTCTTCGCGCACCGGTTCGCGTTCGGGCTCGTCGCGGGCACCCTGGTGGTCGTCACGGGTGGGCTCGAGGCCGGGATCGCAGCGCACATCGTCAACAATCTGGGGGCCTACGGGTACGCCATGTTCACCATGTCCATCTCCCAGCTGAAGGCCGTCACGGAGATCAGCTGGGGCGAGGCGGCCTGGAACATCGCGGGCTACGCGCTGTTCGGAATCGTCGCCTGGATCGTCGGATCCAGACTGTTCCGCCTGCCCACGACAACGCCCTGA
- a CDS encoding fumarylacetoacetate hydrolase family protein gives MRIARFAVAGQDPAYGIIELAVDGQDHPDTISTLTGDPLTGAAVNFTGERHDLDDVRLLAPVIPRSKIVAVGKNYADHAAEMGGDVPLKPLLFFKPNTSVIGPGETILRPEGCEDLHFEGELAIVIKRICKLVPVDRVPEVIFGYTAANDVTARDWQSSDGQWARAKGSDTFLPLGPWINTHLSIEEAERLHLETRLGDEVRQSGSTSQMVRGIAELVSYISAFTTLLPGDIILTGTPAGVGAMEPGDVVHVEIEGLGTLSNPVADA, from the coding sequence ATGCGCATCGCACGTTTCGCCGTGGCCGGACAGGATCCCGCCTACGGCATCATCGAACTGGCCGTCGACGGCCAGGACCACCCGGACACCATCTCGACGCTCACGGGCGACCCCCTCACCGGGGCCGCCGTGAACTTCACGGGGGAGCGGCACGACCTGGACGACGTCCGCCTGCTGGCCCCGGTGATCCCGCGGTCCAAGATCGTCGCCGTCGGTAAGAACTACGCCGACCATGCGGCCGAGATGGGCGGCGACGTCCCGCTGAAGCCGCTGCTGTTCTTCAAGCCGAACACGTCCGTGATCGGCCCCGGGGAGACGATCCTGCGGCCCGAGGGGTGCGAGGACCTGCACTTCGAGGGTGAGCTGGCGATCGTCATCAAGCGCATCTGCAAGCTGGTGCCGGTCGATCGGGTCCCCGAGGTCATCTTCGGCTACACCGCCGCCAACGACGTCACCGCCCGCGACTGGCAGAGCTCCGACGGGCAGTGGGCGCGGGCGAAGGGATCCGACACGTTCCTCCCGCTCGGACCCTGGATCAACACGCATCTGAGCATCGAGGAAGCCGAGCGGCTGCACCTCGAGACGCGCCTGGGTGACGAGGTCCGCCAGTCCGGCTCGACGTCACAGATGGTGCGCGGCATCGCCGAGCTCGTCAGCTACATCTCGGCCTTCACCACCCTGCTTCCCGGCGACATCATCCTCACGGGCACGCCCGCCGGCGTCGGTGCGATGGAACCGGGCGACGTCGTCCACGTCGAGATCGAGGGTCTGGGGACGCTCAGCAACCCCGTGGCTGACGCGTGA
- a CDS encoding alpha-isopropylmalate synthase regulatory domain-containing protein: MLLRDQLGILDLPFLVESWRVFTEERVGDNISEATVKLTAKDARQMVVGEGNGPVNALDAALRAALIPAFPAVAEFELTDYKVRILDDGHGTDATVRTLIDTSFGGETWTTVGVGTNVIEASWEALSDALAYGIMTHLDD, from the coding sequence ATGCTCCTGCGCGATCAGCTCGGCATCCTCGACCTGCCGTTCCTGGTGGAGTCGTGGCGGGTGTTCACCGAGGAAAGGGTCGGCGACAACATCTCCGAGGCGACCGTCAAGCTCACCGCCAAGGACGCACGGCAGATGGTGGTCGGTGAGGGCAACGGCCCCGTCAACGCCCTCGACGCGGCGCTGCGGGCCGCGCTGATCCCCGCGTTCCCCGCGGTGGCTGAGTTCGAGCTGACCGACTACAAGGTCCGCATCCTCGACGACGGCCACGGCACCGATGCCACGGTCCGGACCCTGATCGACACCTCCTTCGGCGGCGAGACGTGGACGACCGTCGGCGTGGGCACCAACGTCATCGAGGCCTCCTGGGAGGCGCTGTCCGACGCGCTGGCGTACGGGATCATGACGCACCTGGACGACTGA
- a CDS encoding 3-isopropylmalate dehydrogenase — protein sequence MTSARIAVIGGDGIGPEVTAEALKALTAVAGQDVFDFVHYDLGAERWQRTGEVLPDSVLEELKGVDAIVLGAVGAAPGSKAIPSGLLERGLLLKLRFAFDHAINLRPSKLYPGVPTPLDQRIVAGRDVDFVVVREGTEGLYCGNGGAVRVGTPHELATEVSVNTAYGVERVVRDAYRRAQARRRHITLLHKHNVLVNAGSLWNRIFNEVGEEFPEVERRYLHIDAAMIALVVDPAQFDVIVTDNLFGDIVTDLAAAVTGGIGLAASANINPTGEFPSMFEPVHGSAPDIAGKGIADPTAAISSMALLLDHLGRPELAARIDGAVSEDIAARGAEKLGTVEIGDRIAARLA from the coding sequence ATGACTTCAGCCAGGATTGCCGTCATCGGCGGCGACGGAATCGGCCCGGAGGTGACCGCGGAGGCCCTCAAGGCGCTGACCGCCGTCGCCGGGCAGGACGTGTTCGACTTCGTGCACTACGACCTCGGCGCCGAGCGCTGGCAGCGCACGGGCGAGGTGCTCCCCGACTCCGTCCTCGAGGAGCTCAAGGGCGTCGACGCCATCGTGCTCGGCGCCGTCGGCGCAGCCCCCGGCTCCAAGGCAATCCCCAGCGGCCTGCTCGAGCGCGGCCTGCTGCTGAAGCTGCGCTTCGCGTTCGACCACGCCATCAACCTGCGCCCCTCGAAGCTGTACCCCGGCGTCCCCACCCCGCTCGACCAGCGGATCGTCGCCGGGCGCGACGTCGACTTCGTCGTCGTGCGCGAGGGCACCGAGGGCCTCTACTGCGGCAACGGTGGGGCGGTGCGCGTCGGCACCCCGCACGAGCTGGCCACCGAGGTCTCCGTCAACACCGCCTACGGTGTCGAGCGCGTCGTCCGTGACGCCTACCGGCGTGCGCAGGCCCGCCGCCGCCACATCACCCTGCTGCACAAGCACAACGTGCTCGTGAACGCGGGCTCGCTCTGGAACCGCATCTTCAATGAGGTGGGCGAGGAGTTCCCGGAGGTCGAGCGCCGCTACCTGCACATCGACGCCGCCATGATCGCGCTGGTCGTCGACCCGGCCCAGTTCGACGTGATCGTCACCGACAACCTGTTCGGCGACATCGTCACCGACCTTGCCGCCGCCGTCACCGGCGGCATCGGCCTGGCCGCCTCGGCCAACATCAACCCCACCGGCGAGTTCCCGTCGATGTTCGAGCCCGTGCACGGCTCGGCACCGGACATCGCGGGCAAGGGCATCGCCGATCCGACCGCGGCCATCTCGTCGATGGCGCTGCTGCTCGACCACCTCGGCCGGCCCGAGCTGGCTGCCCGGATCGACGGCGCCGTCAGCGAGGACATCGCAGCCCGCGGCGCTGAGAAGCTCGGCACCGTCGAGATCGGCGACAGGATCGCCGCCCGCCTGGCCTGA
- a CDS encoding WXG100 family type VII secretion target has protein sequence MADPTSWNPGQIDAMGRAVSSEAGVLASLSGRVIPPSTHAFGALLAPPATNAFPFTTDGVRCFLDRSGEAVGRMGAGLAYSAASYENSEEQATEFANRIAGRGGAGGSQSGPSPVDITPRGHWRTAKSILGDGAGRGGDAFAGGNVASVLMPTALDWLNVPVAVQEMVATGLGFLAATLISYFPPFDDALEKLTGDPDAIRAFRSAMEALATNLGSHADRIDDSTRMAPGWVGDAADAYGEYATIQEACMRAAEALVDVIGPSVEGVAANTGQARKMVVAILVNVIEEIVRAAIPNLFWLKVALGFAFLPSDSSSAGPSSPPSSPGSSPGSWSSSPPRCRSSRS, from the coding sequence ATGGCGGATCCCACCAGCTGGAACCCCGGCCAGATCGACGCCATGGGGCGTGCGGTCAGCTCGGAGGCCGGGGTCCTGGCCTCGCTGAGCGGCCGGGTCATCCCGCCGTCGACACACGCCTTCGGCGCACTGCTCGCGCCCCCCGCGACGAACGCGTTTCCCTTCACCACCGACGGGGTCCGCTGCTTCCTCGACCGTTCCGGCGAAGCCGTCGGCCGGATGGGGGCCGGGCTGGCGTACTCCGCCGCCTCCTACGAGAACTCCGAGGAACAGGCCACCGAGTTCGCCAACCGGATCGCCGGCCGCGGCGGGGCGGGCGGGTCGCAGTCGGGGCCGTCCCCGGTCGACATCACACCGCGCGGGCACTGGCGGACCGCCAAGTCGATCCTCGGTGACGGCGCAGGCCGCGGCGGGGACGCGTTCGCCGGCGGAAACGTCGCCTCCGTGCTCATGCCGACGGCCCTCGACTGGCTCAACGTGCCCGTCGCCGTCCAGGAGATGGTCGCCACCGGCCTGGGATTCCTCGCGGCTACCCTGATCAGCTACTTCCCTCCTTTCGACGACGCTCTCGAGAAGCTGACCGGTGACCCGGACGCGATCCGTGCGTTCCGGTCGGCGATGGAGGCGCTCGCCACCAACCTCGGATCCCATGCGGACCGCATCGATGACAGCACCCGCATGGCGCCGGGCTGGGTCGGCGACGCAGCCGACGCCTACGGCGAGTACGCCACCATCCAGGAGGCCTGCATGCGGGCTGCGGAGGCGCTCGTCGACGTCATCGGACCCAGCGTCGAGGGGGTGGCAGCCAACACGGGCCAGGCCCGGAAGATGGTGGTGGCGATCCTCGTCAACGTGATCGAGGAGATCGTGCGCGCCGCGATCCCCAACCTGTTCTGGCTGAAGGTGGCCCTCGGGTTCGCCTTCCTCCCCTCGGATTCATCGTCAGCGGGGCCATCATCGCCACCATCCTCGCCCGGTTCATCGCCTGGGTCGTGGAGTTCCTCGCCACCGAGATGCAGGTCATCGCGCAGCTGA
- a CDS encoding magnesium transporter, protein MGEARFSDLGRVIWRELRVGLLLGLMLAALGLVVGGFFVSWPIASVVAASLVVICTWAATIGGAMPLIARRIGIDPAVVSAPLVTTLVDATGLVIYFSLAKVILGL, encoded by the coding sequence ATCGGTGAGGCCCGTTTCTCCGACCTCGGCCGCGTCATTTGGCGTGAACTGCGGGTGGGTCTGCTGCTGGGCCTGATGCTGGCAGCGCTCGGTCTGGTGGTCGGTGGCTTCTTCGTCTCCTGGCCCATCGCCTCGGTGGTCGCCGCCAGCCTGGTGGTGATCTGCACCTGGGCCGCCACGATAGGAGGCGCGATGCCGCTGATCGCGCGCAGGATCGGTATCGACCCGGCCGTCGTGTCGGCACCGTTGGTCACCACGCTCGTCGACGCGACGGGGCTCGTCATCTACTTCAGCCTGGCGAAGGTCATCCTCGGCCTCTGA
- a CDS encoding magnesium transporter gives MGDNVGEVLLEPHEIADAIARLSDVAAAVEFRGLPKSTAIEVFEELDPFDQQRLLAGMRDDGFREVVEAMHHDDRARMLGEAPAKVVARALAGLGQEERRITAAQLGFPAGSVGRMMTPAAVPIPRTVTVREALELVRAVGSRADSIHTLPLVDDGRVVVGVATLSALVLAEPEQPVQDVADGDLHVVTGTDSAEEAARLIQETNDVDLVVVDSEGRLLGLLTGDDAMEALEEAGNEDAARLSGAEPWEGHFAAVGVFRLARYRALWLSLLLVAAAGTVTVTQAFEDTLAQVAQLALFIPMLIGAGATRARRPPRRRSEPSRSVRPVSPTSAASFGVNCGWVCCWA, from the coding sequence ATGGGAGACAACGTTGGTGAGGTGCTGCTCGAGCCGCACGAGATCGCGGATGCGATAGCACGCCTGAGCGATGTCGCCGCCGCAGTCGAGTTCCGGGGACTGCCGAAGTCGACGGCGATCGAGGTCTTCGAGGAACTCGATCCGTTCGACCAGCAGCGGCTGCTCGCGGGGATGCGCGACGACGGTTTCCGTGAGGTCGTCGAAGCGATGCACCACGACGATCGCGCCCGCATGCTCGGCGAGGCGCCGGCCAAGGTGGTGGCGCGGGCCCTGGCGGGCCTCGGCCAGGAAGAGCGGCGGATCACGGCGGCCCAGCTGGGCTTCCCCGCCGGATCGGTCGGCCGCATGATGACCCCGGCGGCCGTTCCCATCCCGCGGACCGTCACCGTCCGGGAGGCGCTGGAACTCGTGCGCGCCGTCGGCTCGCGGGCCGACAGCATCCACACGCTGCCCCTCGTCGACGACGGACGGGTCGTCGTCGGCGTCGCGACGCTGTCCGCCCTCGTCCTCGCCGAGCCCGAGCAGCCCGTCCAGGACGTGGCAGACGGGGACCTGCACGTCGTCACGGGGACCGACTCCGCGGAGGAGGCGGCCCGACTCATCCAGGAGACCAACGATGTGGACCTCGTCGTCGTCGACAGTGAGGGACGCCTCCTGGGGCTCCTGACCGGTGACGATGCCATGGAGGCCCTCGAGGAGGCAGGCAACGAGGACGCCGCGCGCCTGTCGGGCGCCGAGCCCTGGGAGGGGCACTTCGCCGCGGTCGGCGTGTTCCGGCTCGCCCGCTACCGTGCGCTGTGGCTGAGCCTTCTCCTGGTGGCGGCCGCGGGAACCGTAACTGTCACCCAGGCCTTCGAGGACACGCTCGCGCAGGTCGCCCAGCTGGCCCTGTTCATTCCCATGCTCATCGGTGCAGGGGCAACGCGGGCGCGCAGGCCGCCACGGCGTCGGTCCGAGCCCTCGCGATCGGTGAGGCCCGTTTCTCCGACCTCGGCCGCGTCATTTGGCGTGAACTGCGGGTGGGTCTGCTGCTGGGCCTGA
- a CDS encoding PfkB family carbohydrate kinase: MSRAAAAAGALVAVDTSGAPLTAVVSAVPAARIDLLKPNAEELAHLAGGDGDAFEAAALRGEVDGIVAAARRLVSGGIGAVLVSLGAAGAALVTQRGAWFARAPRITVRSTVGAGDSSVAGYVLAHLAGGDESACLASAIGYGAAAAALPGTTLPTPDDVAARAPQVVAVA, from the coding sequence CTGTCCCGGGCGGCCGCGGCCGCGGGCGCCCTCGTCGCCGTCGACACTTCGGGAGCACCGCTCACGGCCGTCGTGTCCGCCGTCCCCGCCGCGCGGATCGACCTGCTGAAGCCGAACGCGGAGGAACTCGCCCACCTTGCCGGAGGAGACGGCGACGCCTTCGAGGCGGCGGCCCTGCGTGGTGAGGTCGACGGCATCGTCGCGGCGGCCAGGAGACTGGTGAGTGGCGGCATCGGCGCCGTGCTCGTCAGCCTCGGCGCCGCCGGCGCCGCGCTGGTCACGCAACGCGGCGCGTGGTTCGCCAGGGCTCCCCGCATCACCGTGCGCAGCACCGTCGGCGCGGGGGACTCCTCGGTCGCGGGCTACGTTCTCGCCCACCTCGCAGGCGGAGACGAATCGGCCTGCCTCGCCTCCGCCATCGGTTATGGTGCTGCTGCGGCGGCGCTGCCGGGCACCACCCTGCCGACGCCGGACGACGTGGCGGCGCGGGCCCCCCAGGTTGTCGCCGTCGCCTGA
- a CDS encoding carbohydrate kinase family protein codes for MDTEVVTFTANPSLDRTIELSGPLCIGAVQRAAAVTEQAGGKGLNVARVLMGAGRAAVAVAPEVDASFRRLAALAPAVPLVADDLPTGRRVRINTAITEPDGTTTKVNESGPALTTAAAARAEESLAGAVAGARWAVLSGSLPPGPRRTGMRTCPGRPRPRAPSSPSTLREHRSRPSCPPSPPRGSTC; via the coding sequence ATGGACACCGAAGTGGTCACCTTCACGGCGAACCCGAGCCTCGATCGGACGATCGAACTGAGCGGCCCGTTGTGCATCGGTGCGGTGCAGCGTGCAGCCGCCGTCACTGAACAGGCCGGCGGCAAGGGCCTCAACGTCGCGCGGGTTCTCATGGGAGCCGGCAGGGCCGCTGTCGCCGTCGCGCCGGAGGTCGATGCGAGCTTCCGACGGCTCGCGGCGCTGGCGCCCGCGGTGCCACTCGTTGCGGATGACCTGCCGACCGGGAGGCGCGTGCGCATCAACACGGCCATCACGGAGCCCGACGGGACCACGACCAAGGTCAACGAGTCCGGCCCGGCTCTGACGACCGCGGCGGCCGCACGGGCCGAGGAGAGCCTCGCCGGCGCAGTGGCGGGCGCGAGGTGGGCCGTGCTCAGCGGATCGCTGCCCCCGGGGCCCCGACGCACTGGTATGCGAACCTGTCCCGGGCGGCCGCGGCCGCGGGCGCCCTCGTCGCCGTCGACACTTCGGGAGCACCGCTCACGGCCGTCGTGTCCGCCGTCCCCGCCGCGCGGATCGACCTGCTGA
- a CDS encoding DeoR/GlpR family DNA-binding transcription regulator, which translates to MYAEERQHDIVALARGLGRVSVSELAGRYEVTSETIRRDLDALASKGLLSRVHGGAVPAEKLRLTEASLRDREVESGEQKLAIAERAVSLLPRREGLTLLLDAGTTTAHACELLPPWVSAVVTNSVPIAGRLAERHELNVLLLGGQVRGLTQATVGAMAIATLADIRVDVAFLGANGFSVGHGFSTPDPAEAAVKRAMIASAREAYVLADAAKFGADYLVSFAGVDEVDGLVTDQALDPGAVAALRAAEMDVHLA; encoded by the coding sequence ATGTACGCAGAGGAGCGCCAGCACGACATCGTCGCGCTCGCCCGGGGCCTTGGCCGGGTATCGGTCTCAGAGCTCGCGGGGCGCTATGAGGTGACCTCGGAGACGATCCGACGCGACCTCGACGCCCTCGCCTCGAAAGGGCTGCTGAGCCGGGTTCATGGCGGTGCCGTGCCGGCCGAGAAGCTGCGGCTCACTGAGGCCTCGCTCCGTGACCGCGAGGTCGAGTCGGGGGAGCAGAAGCTCGCGATCGCCGAGCGGGCCGTGTCGCTGCTGCCGCGTCGCGAGGGGCTGACCCTGCTGCTCGATGCGGGCACCACCACGGCGCATGCGTGCGAGCTGCTCCCTCCGTGGGTGAGCGCGGTGGTCACCAACTCCGTGCCGATCGCCGGTCGGCTGGCCGAGCGGCACGAACTGAATGTGCTGCTGCTGGGCGGGCAGGTCCGGGGTCTCACGCAGGCCACCGTCGGAGCCATGGCGATCGCGACGCTGGCCGACATCCGGGTGGATGTGGCCTTCCTGGGTGCGAACGGATTCTCCGTCGGGCACGGCTTCTCGACGCCCGATCCGGCGGAGGCGGCGGTCAAGCGGGCCATGATCGCTTCCGCGCGGGAGGCGTACGTGCTGGCCGACGCCGCGAAGTTCGGCGCCGACTACCTGGTGAGCTTCGCCGGGGTCGATGAGGTGGACGGACTGGTCACCGATCAGGCCCTCGACCCCGGCGCCGTCGCGGCCCTGCGTGCGGCGGAGATGGACGTCCACCTGGCCTGA